From a region of the Sporosarcina ureilytica genome:
- a CDS encoding transposase, whose product MKRNRYSSEVKWAVVKDKLSGNFTDKEILERHGIKNRAQIASWMKWYKNNETYRFDQPIGQQYAYGFRYDFKNGQERQDHQLSQLKMENEVLKKYLEIKRGLEKKR is encoded by the coding sequence TTGAAAAGAAACAGATATTCAAGTGAAGTTAAATGGGCTGTTGTGAAAGATAAATTAAGTGGTAACTTTACAGATAAAGAGATTTTAGAGAGGCATGGAATCAAAAATAGAGCGCAAATTGCAAGCTGGATGAAGTGGTATAAAAACAATGAAACTTATCGCTTTGATCAACCAATCGGCCAACAGTATGCCTATGGTTTTCGTTATGATTTCAAGAATGGACAAGAGAGACAAGATCATCAGCTATCTCAATTGAAAATGGAGAATGAAGTGCTAAAAAAGTATTTAGAGATAAAAAGGGGGTTGGAAAAGAAGAGGTAA
- a CDS encoding IS3 family transposase, whose product MKGKYTITSILSALQVPRSNYYRWLGEEREKSLSTKEEAIIELCKKTKYRYGHRKIKALLKKEYGIRLNRNTVQSIMQKHNVQCRVKPKRKWKSQGETVVIRPNLLNRHFTASAPNEKWVTDITYIQYGSKTKYLSTIMDLYNNEIVAYKLYDHQQTSLVIDTLKGALEARNNPEGVIIHCDQGTVYTSYAFQDYVTANHLVCSMSRRGNCWDNAVIESFHSSLKSEEFQYVKFNSLSNAEVTKRVTDYLNYYNEERIQEKLGYLSPREYFVEAA is encoded by the coding sequence ATGAAAGGAAAATACACAATTACCTCTATCTTATCGGCATTACAAGTTCCCCGTTCAAACTATTATAGATGGCTTGGCGAAGAGCGTGAGAAATCACTTTCAACCAAAGAAGAGGCAATCATTGAACTGTGCAAGAAAACTAAGTATCGCTATGGACACAGAAAAATTAAAGCTCTGTTAAAGAAAGAATATGGGATTAGATTAAATCGTAATACGGTTCAATCAATCATGCAAAAGCATAATGTACAATGTCGTGTTAAGCCTAAAAGAAAATGGAAGTCACAAGGTGAAACAGTCGTAATCAGACCTAATCTGCTTAATCGTCATTTTACTGCAAGTGCACCAAATGAGAAGTGGGTAACTGATATTACCTATATTCAATATGGTAGTAAAACAAAATATCTCTCCACTATTATGGATTTATATAATAATGAAATTGTAGCCTACAAATTGTACGATCATCAACAGACATCCCTTGTCATCGATACCCTTAAGGGGGCATTAGAAGCCCGCAACAACCCTGAAGGAGTTATCATTCATTGCGATCAAGGTACCGTGTACACATCATACGCATTCCAAGATTATGTAACGGCAAATCATCTGGTATGCAGTATGTCACGGAGAGGGAATTGTTGGGATAACGCAGTTATAGAATCGTTCCACTCAAGCTTGAAATCTGAAGAGTTTCAGTATGTTAAATTCAATTCACTTAGTAATGCAGAAGTCACTAAACGCGTCACTGACTATTTAAATTATTATAATGAAGAACGTATTCAGGAAAAACTAGGCTACCTTTCACCAAGAGAATATTTTGTAGAAGCAGCCTAG